A single region of the Pontibacter kalidii genome encodes:
- a CDS encoding efflux RND transporter periplasmic adaptor subunit, whose product MKKVIYIVVVLVILAAVGYKLMANKEQMAANAAIAEIKSDAIPVSITEVKTERLDKSFTAQGNFAPIQSLTLLSETQGQIQRVLKRKGEQVKAGELLLQVESNTMTADLATAQTNAEKAKKDLERFEKLAAGDAITQRQLEDARLAAKSTQAQLVAARQRLTKTRITAPISGEINEIYVEVGSYLNMGTKLYDIVNVDKLKLKVKASESEVLLISKGDKVTVRADAGAGQEYEGVVTAIAAQADPTLKFDVEVEVKNAANNNLRAGMYGTAYFEVADQRDAMLLPRETIVGSIQNPSVYVVKDGVANMRKVKVGVVTQDKVEILEGVQPGEQIVRSGQINLREGMKVTLLK is encoded by the coding sequence ATGAAGAAGGTAATTTATATCGTAGTTGTACTGGTTATCCTGGCTGCCGTTGGCTATAAGCTGATGGCCAATAAAGAGCAGATGGCGGCCAACGCAGCCATAGCAGAGATTAAAAGCGATGCCATTCCGGTAAGTATAACCGAAGTTAAAACAGAACGACTGGATAAGTCATTTACGGCACAGGGTAACTTTGCCCCGATTCAGAGCCTGACGCTTCTATCGGAAACACAGGGCCAGATACAGCGCGTGCTCAAGCGCAAGGGCGAGCAGGTGAAAGCCGGCGAGCTGCTGCTACAGGTAGAGAGTAACACCATGACCGCAGACCTGGCCACCGCCCAGACAAACGCCGAGAAAGCAAAAAAAGACCTGGAACGATTCGAGAAGCTGGCTGCCGGCGATGCGATCACGCAACGACAACTTGAAGACGCCCGTCTGGCTGCCAAGTCCACGCAGGCGCAACTGGTAGCTGCCCGCCAGCGCCTGACCAAAACCCGCATCACAGCCCCTATCAGCGGCGAGATCAATGAGATTTATGTAGAAGTTGGCTCCTACCTGAACATGGGTACTAAGCTGTACGACATCGTGAACGTGGACAAGCTGAAGCTGAAAGTAAAGGCCTCCGAAAGCGAAGTTCTGCTGATCAGCAAAGGTGATAAAGTAACGGTGAGAGCAGATGCCGGTGCAGGTCAGGAGTACGAGGGCGTGGTAACTGCCATCGCCGCGCAAGCCGACCCTACCCTGAAATTTGACGTGGAGGTAGAAGTAAAGAACGCAGCCAACAACAACCTGAGAGCAGGTATGTACGGCACGGCTTACTTCGAGGTAGCCGACCAGCGCGACGCCATGCTGTTGCCCCGCGAGACGATTGTGGGCAGTATTCAGAACCCGAGCGTGTACGTGGTGAAAGACGGCGTTGCTAACATGCGCAAAGTAAAAGTGGGCGTGGTAACACAAGACAAGGTAGAGATTCTGGAAGGTGTGCAACCGGGCGAGCAGATCGTCAGGAGCGGCCAGATCAACCTGCGCGAAGGCATGAAAGTAACCTTGCTGAAGTAA
- a CDS encoding TolC family protein: protein MIKKYFLIGVMAVFLKPAFAQEPVVTGQVQELTLQESINYALENNEDIQKASLDEIGSKYQVKEARSAGLPQVDIKGTAVRTLEKQRMVLPAELNQEGTGPVILPIGSDYNMQGGLSVSQLLFSQSYFVGLKAAKSAEDLYRIRKEMTEEQVIYNVGSAYYQVLQTQEQFHNINANLDKLTKLERILQLQYENDLVKKVDVNRIKVNKINLENQKQNLLTAYEQQQNVLKFFMGMPLEQPIALTGSADDVLLPQQPTLADAAEPAQGRAQYQVLQKQKELRSLEKESIKSGYYPTLSAFGNYNYQSQYNDKLFNQDAMWFPNAQVGLQLNIPVFDGFRKKAQVQQREVELQKLDVDIQQYNKNTQVELTNAIAQLQNSQSSILAQEENVKLAQEVYDTTNELYKEGLSPLTDLLNAETSLREAQTNLNNERLKYKLAQLNYLQASGDLESLTK, encoded by the coding sequence GTGATAAAGAAATATTTTTTAATCGGAGTGATGGCGGTTTTCCTGAAGCCGGCTTTTGCCCAGGAACCGGTCGTAACCGGTCAGGTGCAGGAGCTGACGCTGCAGGAAAGTATAAACTATGCCCTGGAGAACAACGAGGACATCCAGAAAGCATCTTTAGACGAGATCGGCTCCAAATACCAGGTAAAAGAGGCACGCAGCGCCGGCCTGCCGCAAGTAGATATAAAAGGAACGGCCGTGAGAACCCTGGAAAAACAAAGGATGGTGCTGCCCGCCGAACTTAACCAGGAAGGCACCGGGCCGGTAATCCTGCCTATTGGCTCAGATTATAATATGCAGGGAGGACTCTCCGTGTCGCAGCTGTTGTTCAGCCAATCCTACTTTGTGGGCTTAAAGGCAGCCAAATCTGCCGAGGACCTCTACCGCATCCGCAAGGAGATGACCGAGGAACAGGTGATCTATAACGTAGGCAGCGCCTATTACCAGGTACTGCAGACCCAGGAGCAGTTCCATAACATCAATGCCAACCTGGACAAGCTTACAAAGCTGGAGCGCATCCTGCAGCTGCAGTACGAGAACGACCTGGTGAAGAAGGTGGATGTGAACCGCATCAAGGTAAACAAGATAAACCTGGAGAACCAGAAGCAAAACCTGCTGACGGCTTACGAGCAGCAGCAAAACGTGCTCAAGTTCTTTATGGGCATGCCGCTGGAGCAACCCATAGCGCTTACCGGCTCAGCCGATGATGTGCTGCTGCCGCAGCAACCAACGCTGGCCGATGCGGCAGAACCGGCGCAGGGCCGTGCCCAGTACCAGGTGCTGCAAAAGCAAAAAGAACTCCGGTCGCTGGAAAAGGAAAGCATCAAATCAGGCTACTATCCTACCCTGTCGGCCTTTGGTAACTACAACTACCAGTCGCAGTACAACGACAAGCTCTTTAACCAGGACGCCATGTGGTTCCCGAACGCACAGGTTGGCCTGCAGTTAAACATCCCGGTGTTCGATGGCTTCCGCAAAAAGGCGCAGGTGCAGCAGCGCGAAGTGGAGTTGCAAAAGCTGGACGTGGATATACAGCAGTACAACAAAAACACCCAGGTGGAGCTAACCAATGCCATCGCGCAGCTGCAAAATAGCCAAAGCTCCATTCTAGCCCAGGAAGAGAATGTGAAGCTGGCACAGGAAGTATACGACACCACCAACGAACTCTACAAAGAAGGCCTCTCGCCGCTCACAGACCTGCTCAACGCCGAAACATCACTTCGCGAAGCGCAGACAAACCTGAATAACGAAAGGCTCAAGTATAAACTGGCCCAGCTGAACTACCTGCAGGCCTCCGGAGATTTAGAATCACTTACAAAATAA
- a CDS encoding GbsR/MarR family transcriptional regulator, protein MNLTDKQRALIERIGVFQEKLGMQPVAGRIMGLLYVSDKPELTFDEIREALGISKSATSNALSMLQHLNRLEYITYSGDRKRYFRLKLDKWRDLVQQGVESITDFSDTLQEVVAMRTDSTPEYNQNLLDIADFLNYLHQELPKLLTQWEQQKR, encoded by the coding sequence ATGAACCTAACAGACAAGCAGCGGGCATTGATAGAGCGTATCGGCGTTTTCCAGGAAAAGTTGGGGATGCAACCGGTGGCGGGTCGCATTATGGGCCTGCTTTACGTCTCTGATAAGCCAGAGCTTACGTTCGATGAGATTCGGGAGGCGTTAGGTATTAGCAAGAGTGCCACCAGCAACGCCCTGAGCATGCTGCAGCACCTCAACCGCCTGGAGTACATTACCTACAGCGGCGATCGCAAGCGCTATTTCCGCCTGAAACTGGATAAATGGCGTGACCTGGTACAACAGGGGGTAGAATCTATCACCGACTTTTCTGACACCCTGCAGGAGGTAGTTGCCATGCGCACTGATAGCACGCCGGAGTACAACCAAAACCTGTTGGATATAGCTGACTTCCTGAATTACCTGCACCAGGAGCTTCCTAAGCTGCTGACGCAGTGGGAACAGCAGAAAAGATAA
- the glgP gene encoding alpha-glucan family phosphorylase: MVSQYNRWFHPYEINEQYKKRVAYFCMEYGIDQALKVYSGGLGFLAGSHMRSAYELRQNMIGIGMLWKYGYYDQERNDDQTMRPHFQQKFYSFLEDSGITVRVLVNEHPVLVKAMVLKPEIFGTVPMYFLTTDIPDNDHLARTITHRLYDPEPQARIAQSIVLGVGGAKVVEALGGAEIYHMNEGHALPLAFKLFEDYGKLDEVRKRLVFTTHTPEKAGNEQHDIHLLNRMSFFNSVSLEEVRELTAMHGQMFDHTLAALRLAKVANGVSQLHGEVARDMWYENEGVCEIKAITNAQNFNFWADMELWQAQERNDDQALSQRKEELKRQLFKEVANQAGKLFRPDVLTIVWARRFAAYKRADLIVRDIQRFADLVTNEEMPVQVIWAGKPYPFDFGAINVFNKLVKLSQQLDNVAVLTGYEIELSRKLKQGCDVWLNTPRRPREASGTSGMTASMNGGVNVSIQDGWLPEYARHGENSFVLPIADTSQPNEAQDDEDHGNLMRLLEKEIVPVYYHNQERWRHIMKQSMRNVVPHFESNRMAHQYYEELFNS, from the coding sequence ATGGTTTCACAATACAACAGGTGGTTTCACCCCTACGAGATAAATGAGCAGTACAAGAAACGCGTGGCCTACTTCTGTATGGAGTATGGCATTGACCAGGCACTGAAAGTATACTCCGGCGGCCTTGGCTTTCTGGCCGGCTCCCACATGCGCAGCGCCTACGAGCTGCGGCAGAACATGATCGGCATCGGCATGCTCTGGAAGTACGGCTACTACGACCAGGAGCGCAACGACGACCAGACCATGCGGCCCCACTTCCAGCAGAAGTTCTATTCTTTTCTGGAGGATTCAGGCATCACCGTTCGGGTGCTGGTAAACGAGCATCCGGTGCTGGTGAAGGCTATGGTGCTCAAACCTGAGATATTCGGCACCGTGCCCATGTACTTCCTCACCACCGACATACCGGACAACGACCACCTGGCCCGCACCATCACGCACCGCCTTTACGACCCCGAGCCGCAGGCCCGCATCGCCCAGAGCATCGTGTTGGGCGTGGGAGGCGCTAAAGTGGTAGAGGCCCTGGGTGGGGCTGAGATCTACCACATGAACGAGGGACACGCGCTGCCGCTGGCCTTTAAGCTGTTTGAAGATTACGGAAAGCTGGATGAGGTGCGCAAGCGCCTGGTGTTTACTACCCATACCCCCGAGAAGGCCGGCAACGAGCAGCACGATATTCATTTGCTGAACAGGATGAGCTTCTTCAACAGTGTCTCGCTGGAGGAGGTGCGGGAGCTTACAGCGATGCACGGGCAGATGTTCGACCATACGCTGGCGGCGCTCCGGCTGGCAAAAGTAGCCAACGGCGTGTCGCAGTTGCACGGCGAGGTAGCCCGCGACATGTGGTACGAAAATGAAGGCGTTTGCGAGATCAAAGCCATCACCAACGCACAGAACTTTAATTTCTGGGCCGATATGGAGCTGTGGCAGGCGCAGGAGCGCAATGATGACCAGGCCCTGAGCCAGCGCAAGGAGGAGCTGAAGCGGCAGCTGTTCAAGGAGGTGGCTAACCAGGCCGGCAAGCTTTTCCGCCCCGATGTGCTCACGATAGTATGGGCCCGTCGCTTTGCGGCCTATAAGCGTGCCGACCTCATCGTACGGGACATACAGCGCTTCGCAGACCTGGTGACAAATGAAGAGATGCCGGTGCAGGTGATCTGGGCCGGAAAGCCTTACCCGTTTGACTTTGGGGCGATCAACGTGTTTAACAAGCTCGTGAAGTTATCGCAGCAGCTGGACAATGTGGCCGTGCTGACAGGCTATGAGATTGAGCTGTCGCGGAAGCTGAAGCAGGGCTGCGATGTGTGGCTGAACACGCCGCGCCGCCCGCGCGAGGCCTCCGGCACCAGCGGTATGACGGCAAGTATGAACGGTGGCGTAAACGTGTCGATACAGGACGGTTGGCTGCCGGAGTACGCCCGCCACGGCGAAAATAGTTTCGTGCTGCCGATAGCCGATACCAGCCAGCCCAACGAGGCGCAGGACGACGAGGACCACGGTAACCTGATGAGGCTGCTGGAGAAGGAGATCGTGCCGGTATACTACCATAACCAGGAGCGCTGGCGCCACATCATGAAGCAAAGTATGCGCAACGTGGTGCCGCACTTCGAGTCGAACCGAATGGCGCACCAGTATTATGAGGAGCTGTTTAATAGTTGA
- a CDS encoding aminoacyl-histidine dipeptidase encodes MSSEVRSLEPKALWENFADLNAVPRPSKKEERVIQFILDFGHKLGLETFKDEVGNVIIKKPATPGMENRQTVAMQSHLDMVHQKNNDTDFDFDTQGIEMYVDEDWVKARGTTLGADNGIGVATIMAILASKDIPHPAIEALFTIDEETGMTGALGLKGGLLEASILLNLDTEDDRELTIGCAGSVDVTANGKYEQEAIPAGMAGYRLTVKGLTGGHSGMDIILGRANANKLMNRLLHHAGRQFDLRIGSIDGGGLRNAIPRESASVVAVAEADKAAFEQFVGEQRNILAQEYKTTDPNLQLQLESIAAPAQVATKDFAATLLRAIYATPNGIYRMSPEIEGLVQTSNNVARVELKDGAYKILCLTRSAVDTEKDDLAAAVQSALELAGAEVVVSGSYPGWTPAPDASIIKLMSDLYRSKFNSEPDVSACHAGLECGIIGANYPGMEMISFGPNIRGAHSPDEKVQISSVQKYWDFLLETLQHIPVK; translated from the coding sequence ATGAGCTCTGAAGTACGTAGCCTGGAGCCAAAGGCGCTCTGGGAAAACTTTGCTGACTTAAACGCTGTGCCACGCCCCTCCAAGAAAGAGGAGCGCGTGATACAGTTTATACTTGATTTTGGCCACAAGCTAGGGCTAGAGACTTTTAAGGACGAGGTGGGCAACGTCATCATCAAAAAGCCGGCAACCCCGGGCATGGAGAACCGCCAGACAGTGGCCATGCAAAGCCACCTGGACATGGTACACCAAAAGAACAACGACACAGACTTCGACTTCGACACACAGGGCATTGAGATGTACGTGGACGAAGATTGGGTAAAGGCACGTGGCACCACGCTGGGCGCTGACAACGGCATCGGTGTGGCCACCATCATGGCCATACTTGCCTCTAAGGATATCCCCCACCCGGCTATTGAGGCTTTGTTTACCATTGATGAGGAAACCGGCATGACAGGTGCCCTGGGCCTGAAGGGTGGTTTACTAGAGGCAAGCATCCTGCTGAACCTGGACACTGAGGATGATCGAGAACTGACCATTGGCTGTGCTGGTAGCGTGGATGTAACGGCTAATGGGAAGTATGAGCAGGAGGCTATACCAGCCGGAATGGCTGGCTACAGGCTCACGGTAAAAGGCCTTACCGGCGGCCACTCCGGCATGGACATTATACTTGGCCGTGCCAATGCCAACAAACTCATGAACCGCCTGCTGCACCATGCTGGCAGGCAGTTTGACCTGCGCATCGGAAGTATAGACGGCGGCGGCCTGCGCAACGCCATCCCACGCGAGTCTGCATCTGTGGTAGCCGTGGCAGAGGCTGACAAGGCCGCTTTCGAGCAGTTTGTGGGAGAGCAACGCAACATACTTGCGCAAGAGTATAAAACCACGGACCCGAACCTGCAGCTGCAGCTGGAAAGTATAGCTGCCCCGGCACAGGTAGCCACAAAAGATTTTGCCGCTACCCTGCTGCGCGCCATCTACGCCACACCGAACGGCATCTACCGCATGAGCCCGGAGATAGAGGGACTAGTGCAGACATCGAACAACGTAGCGCGTGTGGAGCTGAAAGACGGCGCCTACAAGATCCTGTGCCTGACCCGCAGTGCGGTGGATACAGAAAAAGATGATCTGGCGGCAGCCGTACAATCGGCGCTGGAACTGGCGGGGGCTGAGGTTGTGGTAAGCGGCTCCTACCCTGGTTGGACGCCAGCCCCGGACGCCTCTATTATTAAGTTGATGAGCGACCTGTACCGCAGCAAGTTTAACAGTGAGCCGGATGTGAGCGCCTGCCATGCCGGATTGGAATGCGGTATCATTGGCGCCAACTACCCGGGTATGGAGATGATTTCCTTCGGACCGAACATCCGCGGCGCCCACTCCCCCGACGAGAAAGTACAGATCAGCTCGGTACAGAAGTACTGGGACTTCCTGCTGGAGACGCTGCAGCACATTCCGGTTAAGTAG
- a CDS encoding ferredoxin--NADP reductase, producing MKANHTLPTDHYTLTVTGIREELPDFKTFTLEPDQPLPYKAGQYLTLVHTDKDQDIRRSYSFTSSPALDEPLSIGVKRIENGFFSRRLVDDVQVGDKLHAAGAAGLFILPENMQDYRQVFLLAAGSGITPELSLLKTILYSHPDMAVTLIYSNSNPQKAIYKKELEQLAEAFPDRFRLQYLFSNSPDLAQARLYKDLLQQFVRQYAVAPLHQVLFYICGPLGYMRMCFWALTQQGVPHENIRRENFDTTKVAVKQMPPDTDPHEVILHFKEQEYKLTVEYPDTILRAARKAGLRLPYSCEAGKCGNCTARCTTGNVWMSYNEVLTERDLHQGLVLTCVGYPVGGPARLELKS from the coding sequence ATGAAGGCTAACCATACTTTACCCACCGACCACTATACCCTGACCGTAACCGGCATCCGGGAGGAACTGCCGGACTTTAAAACCTTTACACTGGAGCCAGACCAACCCCTGCCGTACAAAGCCGGGCAATACCTCACGCTAGTACATACGGATAAGGATCAGGACATTCGGCGCTCGTACTCCTTCACCTCCTCCCCTGCCCTTGATGAGCCGCTCAGTATCGGCGTGAAGCGCATAGAGAACGGGTTTTTCTCCAGAAGGCTGGTGGATGACGTACAGGTGGGTGATAAACTCCACGCCGCCGGGGCAGCCGGCCTGTTTATACTTCCGGAGAACATGCAGGACTACCGGCAGGTATTTCTGCTGGCAGCCGGGAGCGGCATCACTCCGGAGCTCTCGTTGCTCAAAACCATACTTTATTCTCACCCGGATATGGCCGTAACGCTCATCTACAGCAACAGCAACCCGCAGAAGGCTATCTACAAAAAAGAGCTGGAGCAGTTGGCAGAGGCATTTCCGGATCGCTTCAGGCTGCAGTATCTGTTCAGCAACTCCCCCGACCTGGCGCAGGCCAGGCTGTACAAAGACCTGCTGCAGCAGTTTGTGCGGCAGTATGCGGTGGCACCGCTGCACCAGGTGCTGTTCTACATATGCGGGCCGCTCGGCTATATGCGCATGTGCTTTTGGGCACTTACACAGCAGGGGGTACCACATGAAAACATCCGCCGCGAAAACTTCGACACCACCAAAGTAGCCGTAAAACAGATGCCTCCTGACACCGATCCGCATGAGGTTATACTTCATTTTAAAGAACAGGAGTATAAGCTGACGGTGGAATACCCGGATACTATACTGCGGGCTGCACGCAAGGCAGGCCTGCGCCTGCCCTACAGCTGCGAGGCCGGCAAGTGCGGCAATTGCACCGCCCGCTGCACCACAGGCAACGTTTGGATGTCGTACAACGAGGTGCTGACGGAGCGCGACCTGCACCAGGGGCTGGTGCTGACCTGCGTGGGCTACCCGGTGGGCGGCCCGGCCCGCTTAGAGCTCAAATCCTGA
- a CDS encoding TonB-dependent receptor domain-containing protein has translation MKRFYVYLAFLFFLCSSQAFAQSAGMLTGTVLDDKEQPVGFVNVAVLEAASAKVVTGAIADMDGNFQIMTPAKGTYLLKLSGLGYVELQTPAFEVTGPNFSKDFGKLQVKPDVKTLKEVQVQAMRPTVTTEPDKMVVSVEGTALASGSTAYEVLSKSPGVWIDQDGNIQLNGKAGVQIMINGKRSYLSGKELQTLLQGMTAENVKDLEIITNPSAKYEAEGASGVININLKKAVGMGMSGSVYAGYQYNNLSTYTSGAELSHKSGKWNSFGSLDLANRQRYRDMEMRRIFLNKDGSTSNFDQTGREESERFEPSLRIGTDYDINDRHSIGVMANIIGSSSDNRFLTASYLNDVNTGEKLFIDATNKSEGEYRNGTFNFHYLGKLDTTGTTLSADLDYVHITSDDDFKFINRKEFLNSNAPTEEELLLSENPTGYDIYSAKADFTKQLNKQTKLELGAKASHVVSDNELRFFETTDGRRTLDPQRSNHFVYKENILAAYANLNATLGVKWTLQAGLRAEQTFAKGESLDKAEGKIDRDYLDLFPSVFLQQKLSDNYQIGYKYSRRINRPNYQALNPFIFYLDPYTWAQGNPQLKPQYTNSFEMTHTLKQTYNLILGYAVTKNFIAEIPNQNPEDNTTVFQQQNVRDMKSARATLVAPIKISNNWDISNNVIVMYQEFTNFNNGKMVVNDQVTAIAQTTNNILLPKDIRLELGGSYQGAAVYGLYRVEPQWWVDAGLKRSFLDDRLTLSMNVTDIFKSRVMKVDTKLNGNVNAIEQYWGNRSFRVNLRYRFSKGSEFESKKRNVNLDELNRTGGN, from the coding sequence ATGAAAAGATTTTACGTTTACCTCGCTTTCCTCTTCTTTCTCTGTAGCAGCCAGGCTTTTGCACAGTCTGCAGGAATGCTGACGGGCACCGTGCTCGACGACAAAGAGCAGCCGGTGGGCTTCGTGAACGTGGCCGTGCTGGAGGCTGCGTCCGCCAAGGTGGTTACCGGTGCCATTGCCGACATGGACGGAAACTTCCAGATCATGACACCCGCCAAAGGCACTTACCTGCTGAAGCTGAGCGGCCTGGGCTATGTGGAGCTACAGACCCCTGCCTTTGAGGTGACAGGGCCAAATTTCTCCAAGGACTTCGGCAAGCTGCAGGTAAAGCCGGATGTGAAAACCCTGAAGGAGGTGCAGGTGCAGGCCATGCGTCCCACGGTGACCACAGAGCCTGACAAGATGGTAGTAAGTGTGGAGGGCACGGCCCTGGCCAGCGGCAGCACGGCCTACGAGGTGCTCTCCAAGTCGCCGGGCGTGTGGATTGACCAGGACGGCAACATCCAGCTCAACGGCAAAGCCGGCGTGCAGATCATGATCAACGGCAAGCGCAGCTACCTGTCTGGCAAAGAACTGCAGACGCTGCTGCAGGGCATGACCGCCGAGAACGTGAAAGACCTGGAGATCATCACCAACCCTTCGGCAAAGTATGAGGCAGAAGGAGCCTCCGGCGTCATCAACATCAACCTGAAAAAGGCTGTGGGGATGGGCATGAGTGGCAGCGTGTACGCCGGCTACCAGTACAACAACCTGAGTACTTATACTTCCGGCGCGGAGCTGAGCCACAAAAGCGGCAAGTGGAACTCCTTCGGAAGCCTGGACCTGGCCAACCGCCAGCGTTACCGCGATATGGAAATGCGCCGCATCTTCCTCAACAAGGACGGCAGCACCAGCAATTTCGACCAGACCGGGCGCGAGGAGAGCGAGCGCTTTGAGCCTTCGCTGCGCATCGGTACCGACTATGACATTAACGACAGGCACAGCATCGGGGTGATGGCCAACATCATCGGCAGCAGCAGCGACAATAGGTTCCTGACCGCTTCTTACCTGAACGATGTGAACACCGGCGAAAAACTTTTTATCGATGCTACCAACAAGTCAGAAGGCGAGTATAGAAACGGCACTTTTAACTTCCACTACCTAGGCAAGCTGGATACTACGGGCACAACCCTCTCGGCCGACCTGGACTACGTGCACATCACCAGCGACGATGACTTTAAGTTCATCAACCGAAAGGAGTTCCTGAACAGCAACGCGCCGACAGAAGAGGAATTGTTGCTCAGCGAAAACCCGACCGGCTACGACATTTACTCGGCTAAAGCCGACTTTACTAAACAGCTGAACAAGCAGACGAAGCTGGAACTGGGCGCCAAGGCCAGCCATGTGGTATCGGATAACGAGCTACGTTTTTTCGAAACCACCGACGGCAGAAGAACACTCGACCCACAACGCAGCAACCACTTCGTGTATAAGGAAAACATACTGGCAGCCTATGCGAACCTAAACGCTACGCTGGGCGTGAAATGGACCCTGCAGGCGGGCCTGCGGGCGGAGCAGACTTTTGCCAAAGGCGAATCTTTGGACAAGGCGGAAGGAAAGATTGACCGCGATTACCTGGACCTGTTCCCGAGCGTATTTCTGCAGCAGAAGCTGAGCGATAACTACCAGATCGGCTACAAGTATAGCCGCCGCATTAACAGGCCTAATTACCAGGCGCTCAACCCCTTCATCTTCTACCTGGACCCTTATACATGGGCGCAGGGCAACCCGCAGCTAAAGCCGCAGTATACCAACTCCTTCGAGATGACGCACACCCTAAAGCAGACCTACAACCTGATCCTGGGCTATGCCGTGACCAAGAATTTTATAGCCGAGATTCCGAACCAGAACCCCGAGGACAACACCACGGTTTTCCAGCAGCAGAACGTGCGCGACATGAAGAGTGCCCGGGCTACGCTGGTGGCCCCGATCAAAATCTCCAACAACTGGGATATCAGCAACAACGTGATCGTAATGTACCAGGAGTTCACAAACTTCAACAACGGCAAAATGGTGGTCAACGATCAGGTAACAGCCATTGCCCAAACCACCAATAACATCCTGCTGCCTAAAGACATCCGCCTGGAGCTGGGCGGCAGCTATCAGGGAGCAGCGGTATATGGCCTTTACAGGGTAGAGCCGCAGTGGTGGGTGGATGCCGGCCTGAAGCGCAGCTTCCTGGACGACCGCCTGACCCTGAGCATGAACGTGACCGACATCTTTAAAAGCCGCGTGATGAAAGTAGACACCAAGCTGAACGGCAACGTGAACGCCATTGAGCAATACTGGGGCAATCGCTCTTTCCGGGTTAACCTGCGCTACCGCTTCAGCAAAGGCTCCGAGTTCGAGTCTAAGAAGCGCAACGTGAACCTGGATGAGTTGAACCGAACTGGGGGTAACTAA
- a CDS encoding DUF3347 domain-containing protein, whose translation MRKTLFAAAVLAAFTFTSCSESNTANTEATTEHQGHGHDEAEHGDMTNATAANQTVVETPDYSSVAEPVKTQVSQLVDEYLKLKDALVASDAKAAKATANEVLQVAKAMPVAAILEAESKAYAEEKTGNIISSATSIAGAANIDAQRENLELLSESVYALAKAYGANDQKLYYQHCPMALNDKGGYWLSSNEEIRNPYFGDKMLKCGSTEEVLD comes from the coding sequence ATGAGAAAGACACTTTTTGCAGCTGCTGTTTTAGCCGCTTTTACCTTTACCTCGTGCTCGGAGAGCAACACAGCAAACACAGAAGCTACAACGGAGCATCAGGGCCACGGCCATGACGAAGCGGAGCACGGCGACATGACCAACGCCACCGCCGCTAACCAGACCGTGGTGGAGACACCGGACTACTCTTCTGTGGCTGAGCCAGTAAAAACGCAGGTCTCGCAGCTGGTGGATGAGTACCTGAAGCTGAAGGATGCCCTGGTTGCCTCTGACGCCAAAGCTGCCAAGGCCACGGCCAACGAGGTGCTGCAGGTTGCCAAGGCCATGCCTGTTGCCGCCATCCTAGAAGCGGAGTCCAAGGCGTATGCGGAGGAAAAAACCGGGAATATCATCAGCAGCGCCACCAGCATTGCCGGTGCAGCCAACATCGACGCACAGCGCGAGAACCTGGAGTTGCTTTCAGAGTCTGTTTATGCTCTGGCCAAGGCCTATGGCGCCAACGACCAGAAACTGTACTACCAGCACTGCCCAATGGCCCTGAACGACAAGGGCGGCTATTGGCTGAGCTCTAACGAGGAGATCCGCAACCCTTACTTTGGCGATAAAATGCTGAAATGCGGCAGCACCGAGGAAGTGCTCGACTAA